One Hordeum vulgare subsp. vulgare chromosome 4H, MorexV3_pseudomolecules_assembly, whole genome shotgun sequence DNA window includes the following coding sequences:
- the LOC123448094 gene encoding uncharacterized protein LOC123448094, which yields MGSPKSKPSSPMASSKPPTPSSKSKSSSPVASPALHHQARRRRRRCLIATTAVLLALAVVLAVLFLTVLRVRDPTIRLVSTQFVGAAPRFALLPTPSIRLNLTLLITVSVHNPNPASFTYADGGHADLSYRGAHVGDAEIDPGAVPSGGDAEVRLVLTLEADRFAAAGDSRQLADDVESRALPLDASTTVPGTVLLFGVFRRSAVAFSECRLVFAVMEMRVQSHQCNSRTKL from the coding sequence ATGGGGTCCCCTAAATCGAAACCGAGCTCCCCCATGGCGTCCTCTAAGCCCCCCACGCCGTCCTCTAAATCGAAATCGAGCTCCCCCGTGGCGTCCCCCGCGCTCCACCACCAggcgcgccggcgccggcgccgttgCCTCATCGCCACGACGGCCGTCCTGCTCGCCCTGGCCGTCGTCCTCGCCGTTCTCTTCCTCACCGTCCTCCGCGTCCGCGACCCCACCATCCGCCTCGTGTCCACCCAGTTCGTGGGCGCCGCCCCGCGCTTCGCGCTCCTCCCGACCCCGTCCATCCGGCTCAACCTCACGCTCCTCATCACGGTGTCCGTCCACAACCCCAACCCGGCCTCCTTCACCTACGCCGACGGGGGCCACGCCGACCTCTCGTACCGCGGCGCCCACGTCGGGGACGCCGAGATCGACCCGGGCGCCGTCCCGAGCGGCGGGGACGCGGAGGTCCGGCTCGTGCTCACGCTGGAGGCGGACCGGTTCGCCGCCGCCGGGGACTCGAGGCAGCTGGCCGATGACGTGGAGAGCCGGGCGCTGCCGCTGGACGCCTCCACCACGGTCCCCGGCACCGTGCTGCTGTTCGGCGTCTTCAGGCGCAGCGCCGTGGCCTTCTCCGAGTGCAGGCTCGTGTTCGCCGTCATGGAGATGCGCGTCCAGAGCCACCAGTGCAACAGCCGCACCAAGCTCTGA